In the Catenovulum adriaticum genome, TAGAAGAAAAGAAACAGATTTTATATTTATTAGGCCCAGTTGGTGGGGGTAAAAGCTCGCTTGCTGAAAAAATAAAACGCTTAGTAGAAGTTTGCCCTATTTATATTTTAAAAGGCTCTCCGGTTAACGACCACCCGCTGTGCTTATTTGATTTAGAGCAAGATGGAAAAATTTTACAAACCGAATTTAATATTCCAAACCGCTACTTAAAAACCATAATGTCACCTTGGGCTAGAAAACGCCTGCATGAATTTAATGGTGATATTAGTCAATTTAGAGTAATAAAAGTTTATCCATCTGTACTGGACCAAATTGCGATTGCCAAAACTGAACCTGGTGATGACAACAACCAAGATATTTCAGCTTTAGTGGGTAAAGTTGATATTAGAAAATTAGATGAATATGCACAACATGATCCCGATGCCTACAGTTATTCAGGCGCACTTTGCAAAGGTAATCAAGGGGTTATGGAATTTGTTGAAATGTTTAAAGCGCCTATTAAAGTACTACACCCATTGTTAACCGCAACCCAAGAAGGTAACTATAACCCAACGGAAGGCATGTCGGCTCTACCTTTTGATGGCATGGTTTTAGCGCATTCAAATGAATCTGAGTGGCAAGCTTTTAAAAACAATAAAAACAACGAAGCGTTTTTAGATAGAGTTTATATTGTTAAAGTGCCTTACTGTTTACGCATTTCAGAAGAAGTTAAAATATATCAAAAGCTAATAGAAAACAGCGAATTAAAAGATGCTCAGTGCGCTCCGGGCACGTTGGAAACTTTAGCGCAATTTTCTGTATTGTCGCGTTTAAAACCACCCGAAAACTCTAGTATATTTTCAAAAATGCGCGTGTATAACGGTGAAAGCTTGAAAGATACCGATCCTAAAGCTAAGTCTTACCAAGAATACCGAGATTTTGCTGGGGTTGATGAAGCTATGTCTGGCCTGTCGACTCGATTTGCATTTAAAATTTTATCTCGGGTATTTAATTTTGATCATACTGAAGTGGCTGCTAACCCTGTACATTTGTTTTATGTGCTGGAGCAACAAATTGAGCGTGAGCAATTTTCAGCAGACGTTGCCGAGCTTTACCTTGAACATTTAAAAGGCTATTTAATTCCTAAGTATGTCGAATTTATAGGGAAAGAAATTCAAACTTCGTATTTAGAATCTTATTCAGAATATGGTCAAAATATATTCGACCGTTATGTCAGTTATGCTGATTTTTGGATTCAAGATCAAGAATATCGCGATCCAGAAACCGGTCAGCTTTTTGACCGAAGCGCACTCAACAATGAGCTTGAAAAAATTGAAAAACCAGCAGGTATTAGCAACCCAAAAGATTTTAGAAATGAAATTGTGAATTTTGTATTACGAGCTCGAGCCAATAATGGAGGCAAAAACCCAGCTTGGACAGGCTATGAAAAATTAAAAACTGTTATTGAGAAAAAAATGTTCTCTAATACTGAAGAGTTGCTGCCTGTTATTTCATTTAACGCTAAAACCTCCAATGAAGATCAGAAAAAACATGATGATTTTGTCGCCCGTATGATGGAAAAAGGTTATACAAAAAAACAAGTTAGACTACTGTGTGAATGGTATCTGAGAGTTAGAAAATCGTCTTAATTGAACAAACATTGCCTGCAAATAAACCATACGTTATAGGCAAATGTAGGAGCCAATATGACGAATTTTATTGATAGACGCTTAAATGCCAAAAATAAAAGTGCGGTTAATCGCCGCCGCTTTTTGCGCCGTTATAACCAGCAAATTAAAGAAGCGGTCTCAGATGCTATTAATCAGCGTAGTGTCACGGATATTGATTCTGGTGAGAGTGTCAGTATTCCAAAAAGAGATGTATCTGAACCTTTTTTCCATCAAGGAAAAGGCGGCCACCGCGATATGGTTCACCCTGGAAATGATCAATTTACTCAAGGTGACAAAATTAATCGCCCACCCTCAGAAGAAGGCAGTGGCGCGGGTGAAGGTGAAGCGACTCCAGATGGTGAAGGGGAAGATAATTTTGTATTCCAAATTTCAAAAGAAGAGTATTTAGATATTCTTTTTGAAGATCTTGAACTGCCCAACCTTAAAAAAAATCAAATAGCCAAAGTGACTCAATATAAAACGGTGCGTGCTGGTTTTAAATCTGATGGTAATCCAAGCAGTATAGACATTGTTCGTTCACTGAAAAACTCTTTAGCAAGACGCACAGCCTTAACCGGAAAACATAAAAAACAATTAAAAGAAGCTGAAAAACAACTGGCACAACTACGCCATGCGCCTCACAATCACAGCGCTGATATTCATATTCTTGAAGCCGAAATTGAAGCATTAAAAAAACGAATTAAAAAAGTCCCGTTTATTGATGAGTTTGATTTAAGATATAAAAATTACAATAAGCTGCCCTTACCTAGCAGCAAAGCTGTGATGTTTTGTTTAATGGATGTTTCCGGCTCAATGGATCAAACCACTAAAGATATGGCGAAGCGTTTTTATATTTTATTGTATTTGTTTTTAACCCGTACCTATAAAAATGTTGAGGTGGTTTATATACGTCATCACACTCAAGCAAAAGAAGTAGACGAACACGAATTTTTTTACTCGCAAGAAACCGGCGGTACTATTGTCTCCAGCGCTTTAAAGTTAATGTCTGATATTGTTAAAAAACGCTATCCACAAGATGAGTGGAACATTTATGCGGCACAAGCCTCTGACGGTGATAACTGGGCTGATGATTCTCCATTGTGTGTTGATATTCTTAATCAACACATTCTCCCTTTAATCCGCTACTACGCTTATATTGAAATAACAACTCGCAACCATCAGTCGCTATGGCGAGAATACGAAAAACTCAGTGCAGAAAATTCTCATTTTGCAATGCAGCACATTACTCAGGTTGCGGATATTTACCCTGTTTTTCGTGAACTGTTTAAAAAACAAATAAAATAAGGCGGAGCTTATGGTCACCCAAAAAACGCCATTAAGTGATGGCCCAGATTGGAATTTTGAGCTACTTGAACAATACCACACTGAGATTAAACGCGTGGCTGAGCATTACCGCTTAGACACTTATCCAAACCAAATTGAAGTGATTACAGCTGAACAAATGATGGATGCCTACTCGAGTATAGGTATGCCGATTGGATATTCCCATTGGTCGTTCGGCAAAAAATTTATCCAGACTGAGCAAAATTACAAACGAGGTCATATGGGGTTGGCTTATGAAATCGTTATTAACTCCAACCCGTGCATTGCTTATTTAATGGAAGAAAACACCATGACAATGCAAGCATTGGTTATGGCTCACGCTTGTTATGGGCATAATTCATTTTTTAAAAATAATTATTTATTTACCACTTGGACAGATGCTGATTCAATTATCGATTATTTATTATTTGCGAAAAATTATATTGCGCACTGCGAAGAAAAATATGGAATTAGCGAAGTTGAGTCGACTTTAGATTCATGCCATGCCCTAATGAATTATGGTGTCGATAGATATAAACGCCCTCAAAAAATTTCAATTCATGAAGAACAAAGACGCCAGCACGAAAGAGCTGAATATTTACAAAGCCAAGTGAATGATTTATGGCGAACCGTACCTAAAAAATCAACCGAAAAAGAGCATAAAACCGTTAAATTTCCGAGCGAGCCACAAGAAAACATTTTATATTTTATTGAAAAAAATGCGCCTATGTTAGAGCCGTGGCAGCGAGAATTAGTACGAATTGTTCGTAAGGTCTCCCAGTATTTTTATCCGCAAAAACAAACCCAAGTCATGAATGAAGGCTGGGCTACATTTTGGCATTACACCATATTAAATCATCTGTATGACGAAGGTTTAGTTACCGACAGCTTTATGCTTGAGTTTTTAAACAGCCATACCAATGTGATTTATCAGCCACCATACAACAGCCCTTACTATTCAGGTATTAATCCTTATGCGCTGGGCTTTAATATGTTTATTGATATAAGACGAATTTGTGAGCAGCCAACAGTTGAAGATAAATACTGGTTTCCTGACATTGCAGGTTCAAACTGGCTGGATACACTGCATTTTGCAATGCAGAATTTTAAAGATGAAAGCTTTATTAGCCAGTTTTTGTCACCTAAGCTTATTAGAGATTTAAAACTGTTTAAGATAACCGATAATGACCAACAAGAATTTATCGAAGTCGCGGCTATTCATAATGAACAAGGCTATAAAAATATTCGAGAGTCGCTCTCGCAGCAATATAACTTAAGCCAAGTTGAGCCAAACATTCAAGTTCACAACGTTGATATAAATGGTGATCGCTCACTTACCTTAAGATATACGCAGCATAACCGTATTCCATTAGCAAGCAGTCGACAAGAAGTGTTAAAGCATTTATACCGGCTGTGGAAATTTGATGTGAAATTAGAAATGGAAAATAGTGATGGCAGTGTCAGCACATTAGACACTTGCCCTATTAAAAAGTTAAAAGTTGCGCTTGATTAAAGCGCTAATCTAACTCAGGCAGATTTGCTTGATACTTTTTGAAAATTTCACCTGACTTTACCCCATATTTGCGTAATAACTCTGGTATTTGTTCAAAGTCACCTTCGCTGGCACAAGCTAAAAAAGCTTTGTAATGAGCCTGAGCTAAATCTCTGGCTTCTTGGTGAGAAAAATAGAATCGACCTAATTTTTCATAAAGCGATTTAAAACCATTTAAAATTAAAACATAAATTGAGTTATTTGAAGCTCTGGTTAATGCATGATGAAATTGGTAATCAAATTCGCTATAAGCTTCTTCAGTATCTGCCAATTTATTATAGTCAGCTAACGCGTGAACCACCGCTTTAGCATCATTTTTTACCGCAGCTCTTGCATAAATAATTGCAACATTCGTTCGGGCAGATAGCAAATCATCAATAATTTGATCCGAGTTATTATGATCTAATTTAACCAAAGTGCCTAAAATATTCAGCCCGCATGAATGCCAAATATCATTAACTTGAGTCGGTTTTCCGTGTTGAATTGTTAGCCAGCCATCTCTGGCTAGGCGCTGTAAGACTTCGCGCAGGGTGGTTCTTGTCACTCCAATAACGTCTGCCAATTCACGCTCTGCCGGCAAAATAGAGCCAGCAGGGTATTTACCATTCCAGATTGATTCAATTAAATATGTTTCAGCAACACCCGCAGGGCCTTGTGCTTTAATGTACATATCTACTTCCTTTATTGAATAATTTTAATAATTTATTAAAGCCTGTTCGTTTTTATTTGTTTTTAAGTGTTATGACAGCGGTAATAAACAAGAAAATATAAACAAAGCTTAACATGTATGCAGTATAACGTGACTCAGTTCGATAATGCATTACAAAAAGTAGAACTCAGTCACATAGTATAGTTTAAAATGGCATACCTTGTGCATTTTACGCTTTATCAAAATCACATAAAATCGTTCAAATGGCCAAAATTGCTGACGTTAAATCTGTTACAATCCATTCTATTGAGCCATTAGATTATTTTGATTAAATATGAAGTTACATTACAACTTAAGTGGTCAAGGCGAGCCGGTGGTGCTACTCCACGGTTTGCTTGGTCATTCACAAAATTTAGCAGGCATTGCAAAAGTTTTAGCCGCTGATTTTAAAGTGATTAATCTCGATTTAAGAAACCATGGCGTTTCACCCCATACCAATTTACATACCTATACTTTAATGGTTGAAGATGTACTAGAAACTCTGGCCCCATTAAATTTAAATAAAATAAATGTATTGGGCCATTCTATGGGTGGGAAAGTGGCAATGCAGCTCGCGCTAACTTACCCTCAAAAAATTAACAAGCTCATGGTTGAAGATATTGCACCCGTTGCCTACCCTGAACGGCACAATGAGATATTTAACGGTTTACAGGCTATTGATTTATCGAATCTTGCCAATCGACAACAGGCCGATGCGAAGCTGGCGCAATATGTCGATGATATTAACATTCGGCGGTTTTTATTAAGCAATCTGACAAAAAGTGAGGATCATTGGCAATGGAAAGTGAATTTGCCCGCTTTAATTGATCAATACTCAGAAATTTGCCAATTTAATCCGCCAGCTAATCAGAGTTTTGATGGCGAGACTTTATTTATTAAAGGCGGTAACTCTGATTATATTCAAGCCGATCATCAAAGTATTATTCAGCAGAAATTTCCAAATGCTCAAGCTAAGATTATTCAAGCAGCGGGGCATTGGATTCATGCAGAAAAAGCCAGCATATTCAATAAAATCATCTTAGATTTTTTACAAAAATGATTCTCATTACGAAAAGTATGATATAGTTTGCGACCTTAATTTTTGGTTTGACGTGAAAGATAGGCATCAAACATGACCTTTGAACAATTTGAAGCACTTAGTTTTTATTTAGGGATCAGCGGCTTATTTGTGTTAATTGCATTGGCAATAAAAGACATTTTAAGCAAAGGCGATGTTCCTGTGTATGGCAAAGTGATGGTTTGGCTAGTGCTGTTTTTAGGATGCGCCGGCTTTTTAGTTAAAGGTCTTATCCAAGTATTTTTTTAATCTTTGTAAAAGCGAGTTATCAATATGGCAGTAGTGGGCTTATTTTTTGGAAGCGACACAGGCAATACCGAAGCTGTCGCCAAAATGATCCAGAAACAACTGGGTAAAGACCTGGTAGACATTCATGATATTGCTAAATCAAGTAAAGAAGACATAGCAAACTATGACTTCTTATTATTTGGCATTCCAACTTGGTATTATGGTGAAGCACAATGTGATTGGGATGATTTCTTCCCCGATTTAGAAGAGATAGATTTCACTGATAAAGTGGCTGCTATTTTTGGTTGTGGAGATCAGGAAGATTATGCCGAATACTTCCTTGATGCAATGGGCATGGTACGCGACATTATTGAACGCAAAGGCGCAACTTTAGTGGGTCATTGGTCGACTGATGGCTATGACTTTGAAGCATCAAAAGGATTAGTTGATGATGATCACTTTATTGGTTTAGGTATTGATGAAGACAGACAACCTGAATTAACAGATGATCGAGTTAAAGCTTGGTGCCAGCAATTAACTGAAGAAATGTATCTTTCTGAATTTAAATAATTCACCATTAAGGCATTGTTATCTTTAAACAATGCCTTTTTATCTCTCCTTTTATTTTTTTCTTTAGACACCCCTTTTAAGCGCTTAAGACAGCTCAAAAATTTGAACGCTATCCCATTTTATTTTAAGCCTAAACTTATCTTGAACTTTCCTCGATAAATACACACCAAATTTATATATTGATTAATTAATCGTTATAGCGCTAAGCAATAGCAGCTTATAACTACTTTATATAAAAATATTTTTTATATAACTGGCGACAATGCAAGTTAACAACTATTTTTTAATTTATAGTAAAGTTTTTAGTTATTTGAAATATATTTTTTGATGAAAACAGGTAAACGATTGATTCTAAAAAGCTTTAGAACATGGCAGTTCAACTTATTGCGCTAATGCGGTCATCTCAAATAAAAATAGGAGACTCATGTCAAGCAACTGGCAAGATATTATCGATTCGGCAACCGAAACCCGAAAAGCATTACATCAATCACCAGAGTTAAGCTGGCAAGAAACTCAAACCGCTTCTCTGATTCGAGAAAAACTTAATCAATTAGATATCCCGTGGCAAAGTTATGCGCAAACTGGCACTTTAGCTTGCATTAACCCATCAGCAAAAGGAAATGGGCACCCACATATTGCACTTAGAGGCGATATAGACGCTTTACCCATTAGCGAAAAAACGGATAAAGCTTGGCAATCTAAAACAGATGGTTGCATGCATGCGTGTGGGCATGATGGCCATACCGCCACGCTATTGGCAACGGCGGAGTGGCTAAAGTTAAATGAAGCCGAAATCCCGGGTGCCGTTAGCCTCGTTTTTCAACCAGCAGAAGAAGGCGGGCATGGTGCACGCGAAATGCTCAAAGATGGTGCACTAAAAGAGGTAGATTATATTTATGGGTGGCACAACTGGCCAGCTATTCCGTTTGGCCAATTATTATGCCCTGACGATATTGTAATGTGCGGCAATGGCACGTTCGAAGTTATCATTACCGGCAAAGGCGGTCACGCTAGCCAACCAGAACTGTGTGCCGATCCTGTCTTAGCAGCAAGTGCAATTAATCTCGCATTGCAACAAATAATTAGCCGTAAGCTTGCACCACAACAGGCCGCTGTTGTAAGCGTTACCTCAATTCAAGCTGAAAGTGGTCTTACCGTTATTCCACAACAAGCCAAATTATCGGGCTGTATTAGAGTACCGAATCAAGAAACAGCTGACACTATTAATCAGTTGATTGAACAAATCAGTCATGATACCGCTAAAGCTTATGGGACAGAGTGTCAGGTCAACATTTACCCTCGTTATAGCGCGACCATTAATCATAAAACCCACGCCCAACGCGTGCGAGAAGAATGGCAAAATTTATACGGTAAAGATAGTTTGGCACAAAATGTGAATGTGCCAATTATGGCGTCTGAAGATTTTAGCTACTATTTAAATGCTATTCCGGGGGCATTTGCGTTGATTGGTGCCGATGATGGCGAAAACCATGATGCGCCTTGCCATAGTCCTAATTACGATTTTAACGATAAATTAATCGCCTTAGTCACTCAATTATTTTCTCGTATTGTAGGCGCTCCTGTGCCTAATTTAACTAAATCTTAAACTAAGCAATGCTTGCTTAACTCAGTCACCCCATGGAGGTCATTATGAGCATTTTTGAACAAAGAGAATCCGATATTCGTGCATACTGCCGTGTATATCCGGTTGTTTTCGAAACCGCGAATAATGCAAGGCAAACCGATGAGAATGGAAAAGAGTATATTGACTTTTTTGCTGGTGCTGGTGTTTTAAACTTTGGTCACAACAACCAGCATATGAAAAAAGCCGTTATTGAATATATCGAAAAAAATGGGGTCACTCATAGCCTAGATATGCACACAAGTGCCAAACGGGACTTTATGCAGCGCTTTGTAGACACCATTTTAGAACCTAGAAACATGCCCCATAAATTACAATTTATGGGGCCGACTGGGACAAATGCAGTTGAAGCCGCTTTAAAAATTGCACGCCGAGCAACGGGGCGAACTGAAGTTGTGGCTTTTACTCATGGCTTTCACGGGATGACATTAGGTGCACTCGCTTGCACTGCTAACCAATATTTTAGGGGCGCCGCAGGCGTTTCGCTTCAACATGTGCGGCATCAACCTTTTGGCTGCGAAAAGACCTGTGGTGATTGCCATAATGGATGCGGTGTTGCCAGCGTAGATGCTTTAGCTGCTTTATATGAAGATAGCTCAAGTGGTGTTAGTCCACCGGCTGCGTTTTTAGTAGAAGCGATTCAAGCTGAAGGTGGCGTTAAAGTAGCTAGCAAAGCTTGGTTAGAAGCATTAGGTAAGTTAGCTAAAAAAGTGGGTGCGTTACTCATTTTAGATGATATTCAAGTTGGCTGTGGCCGCACAGGTTCATTTTTTAGCTTTGACGATATTGATATTGACCCTGATGTAATTTGTTTAGCCAAAGGCATAGGTGGCATGGGCACGCCAATGGCGCTTAATTTAGTTAAACCTGAAATTGATAAACATTGGTCGCCGGGTGAGCATACTGGCACATTTAGAGGGCAAAATTTATCCTTTGTTGCAGGTAGTGTAGCGTTAAAGTACTTTGAAAATGACGCTTTAATGCAAGAAGTTAAAGCCAAAACCGAGACAATGCAGCAGCACATATCGCCTTTAGCTAGCACATTTGATGCAATTGAAATCAGAGGCAAAGGCATGATTATGGGCCTAGATGTGGGAACCGGTGAAACTGCCCGTGCCATTATCGATAAGTGTTTTGAGCAAGGTCTATTAATTGCCGTGTGTGGTACAGGCGGACGTGTTATTAAATTAATCCCCCCGCTCACGATTCCTGAATCAGATTTAAAACAAGGGTTAGAAGTTTTAGTTAAAGCAACACAAGATGTGATGGAGGCTTTATGAAACAACGCGACGATATGACTTTTAGCTTCGACGAATATGAACGCCGAATTAGTGAACTAAGAACGCGCATCGCACAACGTAATTTAGATGCGGTGGTAATCAGTGATCCTGAAAATATTATGTATTTAACGGATTATCAGACAACTGGCTATTCTTTTTTTCAGGCCCTAGTTGTGCCGTTAGAAGATGAACCTTTTATGATCACTCGAGCAATGGAAGAATCGAACGTTATTGCTCGAACCTGGGTTGAAAAAACGCGCCCTTATCCTGACACTGGCGATGCTATTCAAATGCTCGTGGATGCCCTAAAAGAGTTTGGGTTGTCGAAAAAACGCATTGGTTATGAACGCAATAGCTATTTTTTCCCGGCTTACCACCAAGACTGTATCCACACGACTTTAAATGAAGGCAAATTATTAGATTGCTTTGGTATTGTAGAGCAAGGCCGAATTAAAAAATCTCCTGCAGAAATTGAGCTGATGCGTAAAGCCGCACAAGCGACTGAAGCTGGAATGCAAGCCGGTATTGAAGCTGCACAAGTAGGTGTTACCGAAAATGAAATAGGTGCAGCCATTAGCAGTGCTATGTTTAGCGCTGGCGGTGAGCCCCCTGCTGTTATGCCTTATGTCACATCGGGTCCTCGCAGCATGATTGGTCACGCTACTTGGGAAGGTAGAACGGTTCAAGAAAATGAACATGTCTTTTTAGAAGTTGGTGGCTGTTACCGCCGCTACCACACTGCCATGATGCGTACCATTGTCATGGGTAAATTGACAGACTCTATGTATAAAGCTCAAGAAAGAATGAAGCTGGCTCTGCACTCTGTCAAAAATTATGTGCAGCCTGGCATGACAGTCTCTGATGTAGATAATTTAGTGCGCAATATTATTTCTGAAAATGATGTCGGTGCGAGACTGATTACCCGTTCAGGTTATTCGATTGGGATCGCATTTCCGCCGAGTTGGGATGAAGGCTATATTATTAGTCTAAAACAAGGTGAATCTGCATTCTTAGAAGAAGGCATGACATTTCATATTATCCCTTGGATGTGGGGAGTTGATGGTAACAAAACCTGTGGCATCTCAGACACCATTTATGTAACGGATAAAGGCTGCGAATCTTTCTTTTCATTGCCTGAAGATTTTTCAGTAAAAAGCAATGAAAAAGTCAAACCAACGAAAGATAAAAACAGTTCTAGCAATAAAGCTGATAATAAAAAATCAGCTAAATTAGTTGAGGTAAATAGTAAATAGGCGACCTCATTTAAACTCAAATTTAATGATGAAATAGCCTGTGCTATTCGCCAACCCGAAAAATAATCAAGTCATTTAAAATATCATATCTCAGAGTTTATTCACTCTGAGATAAATTCGTTTAGAGGTGATTATGTTAACTGCAACCAATCCTTTTACCGCACAAAAAATAGCAGACTATCCCGCATTAAACGCTCACCAAATAAGCGATTGTATTGGGAAAGCCGTTACTGCATTTGATAAGTGGCAACAAACATCGATTGAAGAAAGATCTAGCGTATTAAATCAAATTGCGATCCAGCTCAGAGAGCATAAAAGCAAGTTAGCAAAATTAATGGCTGAAGAAATGGGCAAACCAATTAAAGAAGGTTTAGCCGAAGTAGAAAAGTCAGCTTGGTGTGCTGAGCATTACGCCCAAAACGCAAAAGCCTATTTAACAGAAGAAGTGATAGCCTCCGATGCGTCCAAAAGTTACGTTACTTTTCAGCCTCTTGGCACCTTACTTGGTATTTTACCTTGGAATGCCCCCCTTTGGATTGCATTTAGATATTTAGCGCCAGCTTTAATGGCTGGTAATACATGTGTGATGAAACATGACCCTAATGTACCTGGATGTGCTCAAGCGTTAGTTGATGTATTTACCAAAGCAGGCGCACCTGCAAATATAATGGTCAACTTACCGGTTAAAACCTCGGATGTAGAAGTTGCCATGCGCGATCCTAGAATTGCCGGCATTTCTTTTACTGGCTCAAGCGCGGCTGGTAAAAAAGTAGCCTCTGTGGCGGCCTCAGAACTAAAGCCAGCAGTATTAGAGTTAGGCGGCTCTGATCCTTGCATTATATTAGCCGATGCAGATTTAGAGCAAGCGAGCAGTACAGCTGTGCTGTCTCGTATCATTAACGCGGGTCAATCTTGCATTGCAGCAAAGCGTATTATTGTTCAAGCTTCAGTTTATAACGAGTTTGTTGAATTAGCCAAAAGCAAGCTTGAAGCATTAAAGTTAGGCGACCCGCTAGATGAATCAACCCAAATCGGCCCATTAGCGAGACAAGACTTACAACAAAATTTACATCAACAAGTATCACAAAGTATTCAAGCTGGCGCTACCTGCTTGTTAGGCGGTGAATTACCTGATACCCAAGGTTATTTTTACCCTGTCACTTTATTAACCGATGTAACCCCCAAAATGGCCGTTTTTAATGAAGAAACCTTTGGGCCTGTTATGGCAATTATTAAAGCTGACGATAGCGCCCATGCACTCGAGCTGGCCAATCGAACTGAATATGGTTTAGGTGCTGCGATTTGGAGTAAAGATGATGCCAGTGCCGAGAAGCTGGCCTTGCAAATTAACTCAGGTCAAGTAGCCATTAATGGCATTGTAAAAACCGACCCTAGATTACCCAGCGGCGGAATTAAAAAATCAGGTTACGGTCGAGAGTTAGGTCCGCATGGCATAAAAGAATTTGTAAATGCCAAACAAGTGTGGATTAAATAAATCGCAATATAATTAACGAAAAGTATAATCAACGAAAAGTGGATAAAGGCTATCCACTTTTTCTTTTTAAGATAAATTATAAATAATTAAACAACGAAAGTCCGGATAAACGAGTAAATGTTT is a window encoding:
- a CDS encoding PrkA family serine protein kinase; protein product: MGIFEHYQQRYESKQEEEYSIQEFLELCKTDKSVYANAAERLLTAIGEPEMIDTAQDPTLSRLFSNRVVSRYPAFSEFYGMEDAIEQIVSYLKHSAQGLEEKKQILYLLGPVGGGKSSLAEKIKRLVEVCPIYILKGSPVNDHPLCLFDLEQDGKILQTEFNIPNRYLKTIMSPWARKRLHEFNGDISQFRVIKVYPSVLDQIAIAKTEPGDDNNQDISALVGKVDIRKLDEYAQHDPDAYSYSGALCKGNQGVMEFVEMFKAPIKVLHPLLTATQEGNYNPTEGMSALPFDGMVLAHSNESEWQAFKNNKNNEAFLDRVYIVKVPYCLRISEEVKIYQKLIENSELKDAQCAPGTLETLAQFSVLSRLKPPENSSIFSKMRVYNGESLKDTDPKAKSYQEYRDFAGVDEAMSGLSTRFAFKILSRVFNFDHTEVAANPVHLFYVLEQQIEREQFSADVAELYLEHLKGYLIPKYVEFIGKEIQTSYLESYSEYGQNIFDRYVSYADFWIQDQEYRDPETGQLFDRSALNNELEKIEKPAGISNPKDFRNEIVNFVLRARANNGGKNPAWTGYEKLKTVIEKKMFSNTEELLPVISFNAKTSNEDQKKHDDFVARMMEKGYTKKQVRLLCEWYLRVRKSS
- a CDS encoding YeaH/YhbH family protein: MTNFIDRRLNAKNKSAVNRRRFLRRYNQQIKEAVSDAINQRSVTDIDSGESVSIPKRDVSEPFFHQGKGGHRDMVHPGNDQFTQGDKINRPPSEEGSGAGEGEATPDGEGEDNFVFQISKEEYLDILFEDLELPNLKKNQIAKVTQYKTVRAGFKSDGNPSSIDIVRSLKNSLARRTALTGKHKKQLKEAEKQLAQLRHAPHNHSADIHILEAEIEALKKRIKKVPFIDEFDLRYKNYNKLPLPSSKAVMFCLMDVSGSMDQTTKDMAKRFYILLYLFLTRTYKNVEVVYIRHHTQAKEVDEHEFFYSQETGGTIVSSALKLMSDIVKKRYPQDEWNIYAAQASDGDNWADDSPLCVDILNQHILPLIRYYAYIEITTRNHQSLWREYEKLSAENSHFAMQHITQVADIYPVFRELFKKQIK
- a CDS encoding SpoVR family protein, producing MVTQKTPLSDGPDWNFELLEQYHTEIKRVAEHYRLDTYPNQIEVITAEQMMDAYSSIGMPIGYSHWSFGKKFIQTEQNYKRGHMGLAYEIVINSNPCIAYLMEENTMTMQALVMAHACYGHNSFFKNNYLFTTWTDADSIIDYLLFAKNYIAHCEEKYGISEVESTLDSCHALMNYGVDRYKRPQKISIHEEQRRQHERAEYLQSQVNDLWRTVPKKSTEKEHKTVKFPSEPQENILYFIEKNAPMLEPWQRELVRIVRKVSQYFYPQKQTQVMNEGWATFWHYTILNHLYDEGLVTDSFMLEFLNSHTNVIYQPPYNSPYYSGINPYALGFNMFIDIRRICEQPTVEDKYWFPDIAGSNWLDTLHFAMQNFKDESFISQFLSPKLIRDLKLFKITDNDQQEFIEVAAIHNEQGYKNIRESLSQQYNLSQVEPNIQVHNVDINGDRSLTLRYTQHNRIPLASSRQEVLKHLYRLWKFDVKLEMENSDGSVSTLDTCPIKKLKVALD
- the fadR gene encoding fatty acid metabolism transcriptional regulator FadR, with translation MYIKAQGPAGVAETYLIESIWNGKYPAGSILPAERELADVIGVTRTTLREVLQRLARDGWLTIQHGKPTQVNDIWHSCGLNILGTLVKLDHNNSDQIIDDLLSARTNVAIIYARAAVKNDAKAVVHALADYNKLADTEEAYSEFDYQFHHALTRASNNSIYVLILNGFKSLYEKLGRFYFSHQEARDLAQAHYKAFLACASEGDFEQIPELLRKYGVKSGEIFKKYQANLPELD
- a CDS encoding alpha/beta fold hydrolase; protein product: MKLHYNLSGQGEPVVLLHGLLGHSQNLAGIAKVLAADFKVINLDLRNHGVSPHTNLHTYTLMVEDVLETLAPLNLNKINVLGHSMGGKVAMQLALTYPQKINKLMVEDIAPVAYPERHNEIFNGLQAIDLSNLANRQQADAKLAQYVDDINIRRFLLSNLTKSEDHWQWKVNLPALIDQYSEICQFNPPANQSFDGETLFIKGGNSDYIQADHQSIIQQKFPNAQAKIIQAAGHWIHAEKASIFNKIILDFLQK
- a CDS encoding DUF2788 domain-containing protein, yielding MTFEQFEALSFYLGISGLFVLIALAIKDILSKGDVPVYGKVMVWLVLFLGCAGFLVKGLIQVFF
- the fldA gene encoding flavodoxin FldA codes for the protein MAVVGLFFGSDTGNTEAVAKMIQKQLGKDLVDIHDIAKSSKEDIANYDFLLFGIPTWYYGEAQCDWDDFFPDLEEIDFTDKVAAIFGCGDQEDYAEYFLDAMGMVRDIIERKGATLVGHWSTDGYDFEASKGLVDDDHFIGLGIDEDRQPELTDDRVKAWCQQLTEEMYLSEFK
- the doeB2 gene encoding N(2)-acetyl-L-2,4-diaminobutanoate deacetylase DoeB2 produces the protein MSSNWQDIIDSATETRKALHQSPELSWQETQTASLIREKLNQLDIPWQSYAQTGTLACINPSAKGNGHPHIALRGDIDALPISEKTDKAWQSKTDGCMHACGHDGHTATLLATAEWLKLNEAEIPGAVSLVFQPAEEGGHGAREMLKDGALKEVDYIYGWHNWPAIPFGQLLCPDDIVMCGNGTFEVIITGKGGHASQPELCADPVLAASAINLALQQIISRKLAPQQAAVVSVTSIQAESGLTVIPQQAKLSGCIRVPNQETADTINQLIEQISHDTAKAYGTECQVNIYPRYSATINHKTHAQRVREEWQNLYGKDSLAQNVNVPIMASEDFSYYLNAIPGAFALIGADDGENHDAPCHSPNYDFNDKLIALVTQLFSRIVGAPVPNLTKS